A region from the Acyrthosiphon pisum isolate AL4f chromosome A1, pea_aphid_22Mar2018_4r6ur, whole genome shotgun sequence genome encodes:
- the LOC100168593 gene encoding Hermansky-Pudlak syndrome 1 protein homolog isoform X1, with protein sequence MRCLMVFDNLNDIVFMKCNTKFCIHIRKIGISQDLIKPTENEKEDCDKIDPDLILQIFSPMVTSQRIMNCHFSNRYSSMQCQNGTNIVFDEYLGHLFIYIGDKEVSWQQKVLSVSILFIKRICGSDVSLLKYSRRRRFLVSKLLDVWLKRSNKEQCVLIEAVEQLTVSAELSTAALTAAKTAAEKMKTKSAFSRVHILIMVRQKFLTLYSSRNATDLCAGDTLFLALLAEAIQTVDSEPKDKSDLDVIIVEKDNSLQLENDVPLPRNKINSLLILLGQHGLKLNAVHLSYITDGVPLFIIHEIGNDVFNSSVIDSLTSFCTIQEIQIRGNVDREALKIAYDTVDSSMKKIIDLFKKKNAPFAPTRSVLAIITTLATRWEPLKKKYLDYFKNNDSSSLIAIESSNMNIVCSLKDLHHHCMLNESLIDSYTKEAVSEASAMVAVMLRDYTSFFEVKAMNNFTMRSRSTLNINKYLEEFPGLVHFIYVDRMSHRMIAPGLEFASQETLELTKKKVWSMIEFSRQHLRDGHFIVLWKDNTFTYSYFLWFEDQSGTSLKPRVQPTASELFPGILNGDYYEKLLEQCFPRMPKGKVRCFELFCVHLGLATASCVLEHSRRLSATVWEVTGRPSNLLDLF encoded by the exons ATGCGGTGTCTTATGGTGTTTGACAATTTAAACGACATCGTCTTCATGAAATGCAACACGAAATTCTGCATACATATTAGGAAAATTGGAATTTCGCAGGACCTTATTAAACCAACagag AATGAAAAAGAAGACTGTGATAAAATTGATCCAGACTTAATACTTCAGATTTTTTCACCAATGGTTACTTCCCAGAGAATTATGAATTGCCATTTTTCAAATCGATACAGCTCAATGCAATGTCAAAATGgaacaaatattgtatttgatgaG tACTTGGgtcatttattcatttatattggTGACAAGGAAGTTTCCTGGCAGCAAAAAGTACTTAgtgtatcaattttatttataaaaagaattTGTGGTTCTGATGTTTCATT ATTGAAATATAGTCGCCGTCGCCGTTTTCTGGTTTCTAAGCTTTTAGATGTTTGGTTAAAACGTTCAAATAAAGAACAGTGTGTACTAATTGAAGCTGTTGAACAACTGACTGTCAGTGCAGAGCTTTCTACAGCTGCTTTAACAGCCGCTAAAACAGCAGCCgagaaaatgaaaacaaaatctGCCTTTTCTAGGGTCCATATACTCATAATGGTTCGACAGAAATTTTTGACTTTGTATTCTAG TCGTAATGCAACTGATCTGTGTGCGGGTGATACATTATTCTTAGCACTCTTAGCTGAGGCTATACAAACGGTTGATTCAGAACCCAAGGATAAATCAGATCTTGATGTAATTATTGTGGAAAAAGACAATTCACTACAGCTggaaaatg ATGTACCATTGCcaagaaacaaaattaacagCTTATTGATTCTTTTGGGTCAACATGGGTTGAAGTTAAATGCTGTACATTTGTCATACATTACTGATGGTGTTccattatttatcattcatgAG atcGGTAATGATGTTTTTAATAGTAGTGTAATCGATTCATTAACATCATTTTGCACAATCCAAGAAATCCAAATTCGAGGAAATGTAGACCGCGAAGCGCTTAAAATTGCTTATGATACAGTTGATAGttccatgaaaaaaattattgatttgtttaaaaagaaaaatgctCCATTTGCACCGACTCGAAGTGTACTTGCCATAATAACCACTTTGGCTACTAGATGGGAGCCATTAAAGAA gaAATACCTagattactttaaaaataatgacagttCATCATTAATTGCTATAGAATCAAGCAACATGAATATTGTATGTAGTTTAAAAGATCTTCATCATCATTGTATGCTCAACGAATCATTGATTGACAGTTATACAAAAGAAGCAGTGAGCGAAGCTTCCGCAATGGTCGCTGTAATGTTACGTGATTATACATCATTTTTTGAGGTGAAAGCTATGAACAATTTTACAATGAGATC aagatcaacattaaatattaataaatatttagaagaaTTCCCAGGTctagtacattttatttatgtagatCGAATGTCTCATCGGATGATTGCTCCAGGTTTGGAGTTTGCATCACAAGAAACACTTGAACTTAccaaaaaaaag GTATGGTCCATGATCGAATTTAGTAGACAGCATTTAAGAGATGGACATTTTATTGTCCTTTGGAAAGATAACACTTTTACATATTCTTATTTCTTGTGGTTTGAGGATCAATCG GGTACATCTTTAAAGCCTAGAGTTCAACCTACAGCTTCAGAGTTATTTCCAGGAATATTAAATGGTGATTACTATGA aaaGCTTTTGGAACAATGTTTTCCAAGAATGCCAAAAGGTAAAGTACGATGTTTCGAACTATTCTGTGTGCATTTGGGCCTGGCAACTGCTTCCTGTGTGTTGGAACATTCCCGGAGATTATCAGCAACTGTATGGGAAGTAACTGGAAGACCTAGTAATCTTCTAGATTTGTTTTAA
- the LOC100569540 gene encoding uncharacterized protein LOC100569540 codes for MTDDDSHARDCILDGNVRDTIPPDMINRLSYCLHPDGYINPYETPVALTEYQLKYCTFKLENENQLDDVSRAERNRVVALMENLSTVQQRSYTNPYDSHYPVIGSTAIKPALDRSKEAEMRNFKMNGQSEYQAWYGYNR; via the exons ATGACCGACGACGATAGCCACGCACGAGATTGTATTTTAGACGGAAACGTGCGGGATACGATTCCGCCGGACATGATCAATAGACTGAGCTACTGTTTGCATCCCGACGGTTACATTAACCCCTACGAAACACCGGTCGCCTTAACCGAGTACCAGCTgaa GTATTGCACGTTCAAGTTGGAAAACGAAAATCAATTAGACGACGTATCGCGTGCAGAACGGAACCGCGTGGTCGCCCTAATGGAAAACCTGTCGACAGTCCAGCAGCGGTCGTACACCAACCCGTATGATTCCCATTACCCTGTCATCGGTTCAACCGCGATAAAACCAGCGCTGGATCGGAGCAAGGAGGCTGAGATGAGAAATTTCAAGATGAACGGCCAGAGCGAATATCAGGCTTGGTACGGGTACAATAGGTGA
- the LOC100168593 gene encoding Hermansky-Pudlak syndrome 1 protein homolog isoform X2 codes for MRCLMVFDNLNDIVFMKCNTKFCIHIRKIGISQDLIKPTENEKEDCDKIDPDLILQIFSPMVTSQRIMNCHFSNRYSSMQCQNGTNIVFDEYLGHLFIYIGDKEVSWQQKVLSVSILFIKRICGSDVSLLKYSRRRRFLVSKLLDVWLKRSNKEQCVLIEAVEQLTVSAELSTAALTAAKTAAEKMKTKSAFSRVHILIMVRQKFLTLYSSRNATDLCAGDTLFLALLAEAIQTVDSEPKDKSDLDVIIVEKDNSLQLENDVPLPRNKINSLLILLGQHGLKLNAVHLSYITDGVPLFIIHEIGNDVFNSSVIDSLTSFCTIQEIQIRGNVDREALKIAYDTVDSSMKKIIDLFKKKNAPFAPTRSVLAIITTLATRWEPLKKKYLDYFKNNDSSSLIAIESSNMNIVCSLKDLHHHCMLNESLIDSYTKEAVSEASAMVAVMLRDYTSFFEVKAMNNFTMRSRSTLNINKYLEEFPGLVHFIYVDRMSHRMIAPGLEFASQETLELTKKKVWSMIEFSRQHLRDGHFIVLWKDNTFTYSYFLWFEDQSGSDIQSPFDCKL; via the exons ATGCGGTGTCTTATGGTGTTTGACAATTTAAACGACATCGTCTTCATGAAATGCAACACGAAATTCTGCATACATATTAGGAAAATTGGAATTTCGCAGGACCTTATTAAACCAACagag AATGAAAAAGAAGACTGTGATAAAATTGATCCAGACTTAATACTTCAGATTTTTTCACCAATGGTTACTTCCCAGAGAATTATGAATTGCCATTTTTCAAATCGATACAGCTCAATGCAATGTCAAAATGgaacaaatattgtatttgatgaG tACTTGGgtcatttattcatttatattggTGACAAGGAAGTTTCCTGGCAGCAAAAAGTACTTAgtgtatcaattttatttataaaaagaattTGTGGTTCTGATGTTTCATT ATTGAAATATAGTCGCCGTCGCCGTTTTCTGGTTTCTAAGCTTTTAGATGTTTGGTTAAAACGTTCAAATAAAGAACAGTGTGTACTAATTGAAGCTGTTGAACAACTGACTGTCAGTGCAGAGCTTTCTACAGCTGCTTTAACAGCCGCTAAAACAGCAGCCgagaaaatgaaaacaaaatctGCCTTTTCTAGGGTCCATATACTCATAATGGTTCGACAGAAATTTTTGACTTTGTATTCTAG TCGTAATGCAACTGATCTGTGTGCGGGTGATACATTATTCTTAGCACTCTTAGCTGAGGCTATACAAACGGTTGATTCAGAACCCAAGGATAAATCAGATCTTGATGTAATTATTGTGGAAAAAGACAATTCACTACAGCTggaaaatg ATGTACCATTGCcaagaaacaaaattaacagCTTATTGATTCTTTTGGGTCAACATGGGTTGAAGTTAAATGCTGTACATTTGTCATACATTACTGATGGTGTTccattatttatcattcatgAG atcGGTAATGATGTTTTTAATAGTAGTGTAATCGATTCATTAACATCATTTTGCACAATCCAAGAAATCCAAATTCGAGGAAATGTAGACCGCGAAGCGCTTAAAATTGCTTATGATACAGTTGATAGttccatgaaaaaaattattgatttgtttaaaaagaaaaatgctCCATTTGCACCGACTCGAAGTGTACTTGCCATAATAACCACTTTGGCTACTAGATGGGAGCCATTAAAGAA gaAATACCTagattactttaaaaataatgacagttCATCATTAATTGCTATAGAATCAAGCAACATGAATATTGTATGTAGTTTAAAAGATCTTCATCATCATTGTATGCTCAACGAATCATTGATTGACAGTTATACAAAAGAAGCAGTGAGCGAAGCTTCCGCAATGGTCGCTGTAATGTTACGTGATTATACATCATTTTTTGAGGTGAAAGCTATGAACAATTTTACAATGAGATC aagatcaacattaaatattaataaatatttagaagaaTTCCCAGGTctagtacattttatttatgtagatCGAATGTCTCATCGGATGATTGCTCCAGGTTTGGAGTTTGCATCACAAGAAACACTTGAACTTAccaaaaaaaag GTATGGTCCATGATCGAATTTAGTAGACAGCATTTAAGAGATGGACATTTTATTGTCCTTTGGAAAGATAACACTTTTACATATTCTTATTTCTTGTGGTTTGAGGATCAATCG GGCAGCGACATCCAGTCCCCATTTGACTGTAAACTTTGA
- the LOC100167891 gene encoding uncharacterized protein LOC100167891, translating into MAKDKKKIEYTLRLKELKKKLKPYRNSQTVHLLRVITGSSGARLDKYWECLESVLTGHYSPRIVQERIQSVVNMITENGEYKNTKASHSNSIEHNMVMKEFQHLNFNSKANVSDNVTHVEIDSKANVLGDVRHVNIDSKANVFDNARHSDVDSKANVLGDVRHVNIDSKANVFDNARHSDVDSKANVLGDVRHVNIDSKANVFDNFRHSDIDSKASVFDNVRHSDIDSKANVLGNVTHGNINSNSNVVDNVRHSTIDLKANMINRLKHLHIGDCNLECYKRL; encoded by the exons ATGGCGAaagataaaaagaaaattgaatacaCACTACGCCTAAAGGAATTGAAAAAA AAGTTGAAACCATACCGCAACAGCCAGACTGTACACCTACTCCGGGTAATTACAGGATCATCCGGTGCACGTTTAGATAAGTACTGGGAATGCCTAGAAAGTGTGTTGACTGGGCACTACAGTCCTCGTATTGTCCAAGAGAGAATTCAGAGTGTAGTCAATATGATTACTGAGAATGGAGAGTACAAAAACACCAAAGCATCCCACTCCAACTCAATAGAACACAATATGGTGATGAAAGAATTTCAACACCTTAATTTCAACTCCAAAGCAAACGTGTCTGACAATGTAACACATGTTGAAATTGACTCAAAAGCCAATGTGCTTGGCGATGTGAGACATGTTAACATTGACTCCAAAGCAAATGTGTTTGACAATGCCAGACACAGTGACGTTGACTCAAAAGCCAATGTGCTTGGCGATGTGAGACATGTTAACATTGACTCCAAAGCAAACGTGTTTGACAATGCCAGACACAGTGACGTTGACTCAAAAGCCAATGTGCTTGGCGATGTGAGACATGTTAACATTGACTCCAAAGCAAACGTGTTTGACAATTTCAGACACAGTGACATTGACTCCAAAGCCAGTGTGTTTGACAATGTCAGACACAGTGACATTGACTCAAAAGCCAATGTGCTTGGCAATGTGACACATGGTAACATCAACTCAAATTCAAATGTGGTCGATAATGTGAGGCACAGTACCATTGACTTGAAGGCAAACATGATCAACAGATTAAAACACTTACATATTGGCGATTGTAATCTAGAATGTTATAAAAGGTTATAG